The window TAATTTTGAAAACAGCTTGCTTGATTTCCAGGCGAAATTCAGCAACAATTTTAGATTGGCCAGCGAAAAATTCCAAACAGCAATTGATGAAATAGATAAGACAATTGACCATCTTCAAAAAGTTAAAGAAGGGCTTCTTGGATCGGAACGACAATTACGTCTTGCTAATGATAAAGCCCAAGATTTGAGTGTTAAGAAGCTGACAAAGAACAATCAAACGATGCAAGCATTATTTGAGAATGTTAAAAAACAATAACAGTATTTGGGCGACAAACAATCATTACTACATCGGCGGAAAACCAATTGCCGTAACAACTGTATGGTATAAAAAACAAATCGTACATCACTAGGGAGCGATAAAAAATGTATCGTGTCCAAGACGAATGCACTTGTTTCAACGAAGTTAAATAATCGTCAAATTGATCGCATAATTTGGTATGAACATAAAGATAACGATATTAGAACGGAAATAGCAAAAACTCTTGCAGAAAGAATGTACTCCTTATAATTGCTTGATATAGGAATCGGCTGTATAATTTCTTTGACAAGGGGGGGCGTATGAAGAAAAAGCAAAGTATCGTTCTGATTGTTTCTTGCGTTTTGATCGCGGGGCTGACGTTCCTCGGCGGTTTTTGCGGGCGCGTTTCCGCGCTGTGGTTGAAAATATTGCTTTTGGCGCTTTGTTACGCGTCTATGGCGGCGGTCGCCGTCATTGCGATGAAACTCAGCGACTTGAAGGAAGATTTCGACGTAAAGAACGCAAAGCAATACGGCATCGGGATCGGGATCGCGCTCGTCCTTTCTCTTTTTTTCGCGTTTGTTCCCGCGCTCTGCGGTTTTTCTTTGGTCGGATCGCATAAGAAGTTTACTTGGTTCGGTTTGGTTTATAATTTTCTGAATTATTTTTTGATCATCGGTCCCGTCGAGGAATTCGTTTTCCGCGTGTATATTCAAGGCGCGTTGGTCTCTTTGTTCGAAAAGAAAAAATTCATAGGCGTCCTTTCTGCGTCGCTTTTGTTCGGACTGTGGCACTGGATCAACGGGACTTTCATCCA of the Clostridia bacterium genome contains:
- a CDS encoding CPBP family intramembrane metalloprotease; its protein translation is MKKKQSIVLIVSCVLIAGLTFLGGFCGRVSALWLKILLLALCYASMAAVAVIAMKLSDLKEDFDVKNAKQYGIGIGIALVLSLFFAFVPALCGFSLVGSHKKFTWFGLVYNFLNYFLIIGPVEEFVFRVYIQGALVSLFEKKKFIGVLSASLLFGLWHWINGTFIQVLFTFGIGAIFGFSKYLIKDCKYPGLAVGHGLYDFLDEIVRYFVV